From a region of the Molothrus ater isolate BHLD 08-10-18 breed brown headed cowbird chromosome 27, BPBGC_Mater_1.1, whole genome shotgun sequence genome:
- the LOC118696582 gene encoding keratin, type I cytoskeletal 19-like: MSCNIKETITVSSKGRSSGGSCIIGGGGGGARISSFGIGSGRGFSGRSYCGGVNYGGGLSVGSLAGGSYGGGNCYGNGLGFGLGGGVVVGGLGGDCLLSSCDEKVTMQNLNDRLASYLDKVKCLEKENAELECRIREWYATQGLSCEPRDYSCYYKEIEDLQNQIVCATIDNNKIILDIDNSRMAADDFRVKYETELALRQSVEADINGLRQVLDQLTLCRSDLEAQLESLREELCCLKKNHEEEMSCLRKQSTGDVSVEVNACPGPDLRQILEDLRCQYETLIARNRKEVEDWYECKIEEVNREVITSGQEVETCNNQVTELRRQLQTLEIDLQAQLSQRNNLESSLAETECQYNSLLSELQNQITCVEQQLAEIRAEIECQNQEYKTLLDVKCRLEQEIQTYRCLLEGGQQDLIHGGGMGTGGGVIRTSHTYTTTSAAHCQAQVPPCKTGDIQVTCRRICD; the protein is encoded by the exons ATGAGTTGCAACATTAAGGAGACCATTACTGTGTCTagcaaaggcaggagcagcggTGGCAGCTGCATcattggtggtggtggtggtggagcaCGGATTTCTTCCTTTGGCATAGGCAGTGGCAGAGGTTTTTCTGGAAGGAGCTACTGCGGCGGAGTGAATTATGGAGGGGGACTGAGTGTTGGGAGCTTGGCTGGTGGGAGCTATGGAGGTGGCAACTGCTATGGCAATGGCCTCGGCTTTGGCCTCGGAGGTGGTGTGGTTGTTGGGGGTCTTGGTGGCGACTGCTTGCTTTCATCCTGCGATGAGAAAGTCACCATGCAAAACCTCAATGATCGCCTGGCTTCCTATCTGGACAAGGTGAAGTGCTTGGAGAAGGAGAATGCTGAGCTGGAGTGCAGGATCAGAGAGTGGTATGCAACACAGGGCCTCTCCTGCGAGCCCCGCGACTACAGCTGCTACTACAAAGAGATTGAAGATCTTCAGAACCAG ATTGTCTGCGCAACCATTGATAACAACAAGATCATCCTGGACATTGATAACAGCAGGATGGCTGCTGATGACTTCCGTGTGAA GTATGAGACGGAGCTGGCGCTGCGCCAGAGCGTGGAGGCCGACATCAACGGGCTGCGCCAGGTGCTGGACCAGCTGACGCTGTGCAGGTCTGACctggaggcacagctggagtcGCTGCGggaggagctctgctgcctgaaGAAGAACCATGAGGAG GAGATGAGTTGCCTGAGGAAACAATCAACTGGAGATGTGAGTGTGGAGGTCAATGCCTGCCCGGGACCAGATCTCAGGCAAATCCTGGAGGATTTGAGATGCCAGTATGAGACACTGATAGCGCGCAACCGCAAGGAAGTCGAGGATTGGTATGAGTGCAAG ATTGAGGAGGTGAATCGGGAGGTTATTACGAGTGGTCAGGAGGTGGAGACGTGCAACAACCAAGTGACTGAACTGAGACGCCAACTGCAAACCCTGGAAATCGAtctccaggctcagctcagccag AGAAATAACTTGGAATCATCTCTGGCTGAAACGGAGTGCCAGTACAACTCTCTCCTCAGTGAGCTACAGAACCAGATCACGTGTGTGGAGCAGCAGTTGGCTGAAATAAGAGCAGAAATAGAGTGCCAGAACCAAGAGTACAAGACCTTACTGGACGTCAAGTGCCGCCTGGAGCAGGAGATCCAGACCTACCGGTGCTTGTTGGAAGGAGGACAGCAGGACCTCAT TCACGGAGGAGGAATGGGAACTGGTGGAGGGGTCATTAGGACGAGCCACACCTACACAACAACTTCAGCTGCCCACTGCCAGGCCCAGGTCCCACCCTGCAAGACTGGAGACATACAAG TGACCTGCAGGAGAATTTGTGATTAA